A genomic region of Rhea pennata isolate bPtePen1 chromosome 14, bPtePen1.pri, whole genome shotgun sequence contains the following coding sequences:
- the LOC134146700 gene encoding nuclear factor 7, brain-like isoform X1, with the protein MAGRSPEQSLREELTCAICCELFAEPVMLECMHHFCKGCIQSYWARCPRATCPQCRRHFPGRQFRPHSLLAGLVETVRRCGAEERRRHAQRNLEDALQARRREMEDFLQRKHAVQEDICSLTKVSGELHCKIRAEFTRLYQILEEEERAVLAALGKKEEQLLAGLHGHVQQLEEGISELQRDIEHMEQTLSKMGEMSLLEVESLDIRPSVCIETQPAFNLEHYRDSHGGPLQYIFWRRMLRSICPAPAALTFNPKSAHPNLVFSRDLTAVTEKERAQPVPHSPQRFQQCVNVLGSRAFDSGQHYWEVWVGSKTKWDLGVAAEAVDRAAKVKLCPENGYWTLRLRNKTEYWATTTPWVRLAPQQPPRKVGVFLDCHEGTVAFFDAGDMSHLFTFRQVSAERYCPFFSTCFSDGGDNVEPMRICHLVL; encoded by the exons ATGGCCGGCAGGAGCCCGGAGCAGAGCCTGCGGGAGGAGCTGACGTGTGCCATCTGCTGCGAGCTCTTCGCGGAGCCCGTCATGCTGGAGTGCATGCACCACTTCTGCAAGGGCTGCATCCAGAGCTACTGGGCCAGGTGCCCCCGCGCCACCTGCCCCCAGTGCCGCCGCCACTTCCCCGGCCGCCAGTTCCGCCCGCACTCCCTGCTGGCGGGGCTGGTGGAGACGGTGCGGCGCTGCGGCGCCGAGGAGCGCCGGCGGCACGCACAG AGGAACCTGGAAGACGCCTTGCAGGCTCGTCGGAGGGAGATGGAGGACTTCTTGCAGAGGAAGCATGCGGTGCAGGAGGACATCTGCAGCCTGACG AAGGTGTCTGGGGAGCTGCACTGCAAGATCCGAGCAGAATTCACCCGACTTTACCAGAtcctggaggaagaggagagggctGTGTTGGCAGCACTGGGCAAAAAGGAAGAGCAGTTGCTGGCAGGATTACACGGGCATgtccagcagctggaggaaggaATCTCGGAGCTGCAGAGGGACATAGAGCACATGGAGCAAACCCTGAGCAAGATGGGAGAGATGTCGTTGCTGGAG GTGGAGAGCCTGGATATCAG GCCCTCGGTGTGCATCGAGACCCAGCCTGCCTTCAACCTGGAGCACTACCGGGACAGCCATGGGGGCCCCTTGCAGTACATCTTCTGGAGACGGATGCTGCGATCCATCTGCCCCG CTCCTGCCGCGCTCACCTTCAACCCCAAATCTGCGCACCCCAACCTGGTCTTCTCCAGAGACTTGACCGCAGTGACGGAGAAAGAAAGAGCCCAGCCAGTCCCCCACAGTCCCCAGCGCTTCCAGCAGTGTGTGAATGTCCTGGGCTCGCGGGCGTTCGACAGCGGCCAGCATTACTGGGAGGTGTGGGTGGGCAGCAAAACCAAGTGGGACCTGGGGGTGGCAGCAGAAGCTGTGGACCGGGCAGCGAAGGTCAAGCTGTGCCCAGAGAACGGCTACTGGACGCTTCGCCTGAGGAACAAGACAGAGTACTGGGCCACCACCACGCCCTGGGTGCGCCTggccccgcagcagcccccCCGGAAAGTGGGGGTCTTCCTGGACTGCCACGAGGGCACCGTGGCCTTCTTCGATGCCGGGGACATGTCTCACCTCTTCACCTTCCGGCAGGTCTCTGCAGAGAGATACTGCCCCTTCTTCAGCACCTGCTTCAGCGACGGGGGGGACAACGTGGAGCCCATGCGCATCTGCCACCTGGTCCTGTga
- the LOC134147023 gene encoding uncharacterized protein LOC134147023, translated as MLHPRRPQPAFPSPWVCEPRAASHSFRSRRALRGRFGSRRSWTRFPVLPRSHKGCKLASKTRKKRFSLLCDHLIPGPGTLREPPDTGRCAKKVIKKASQPVRLSICPPTHPPPCTFSPAGKKPSRRAGAGMSQATATCPPAAPVTRSIIYAALRGGLSCKHRLWSQRRSDTILPSIAPMHQSEKKVPGETGRNTRKCPFPGHLMFWDANYKV; from the exons ATGCTGCACCCCCGGCGCCCCCAGCCCGCC TTTCCTTCGCCGTGGGTCTGCGAGCCTCGAGCCGCGAGTCACAGCTTTCGCAGTCGCAGGGCTCTTAGAGGCCGGTTCGGATCGAGGCGCTCGTGGACACGGTTTCCAGTTTTGCCCCGCAGTCACAAGGGCTGCAAGCTCGCTAGCAAAACGAGGAAGAAACGGTTTTCACTCCTGTGTGATCACCTGATTCCAGGCCCTGGGACTTTACGGGAACCACCAGACACTGGGAGGTGTGCAAAAAAAGTCATAAAG AAGGCGTCGCAGCCGGTCCGTCTGTCCATCTGTCCGCCCACCCACCCACCTCCGTGCACATTCAGCCCGGCAGGCAAGAAACCCAGCCGCAGAGCCGGAGCCGGGATGAGCCAGGCCACTGCTACCTGCCCTCCTGCAGCCCCCGTGACACGGTCCATTATTTATGCAGCTCTGCGTGGAG GTCTGAGCTGCAAACACAGGCTTTGGAGCCAAAGGAGGAGTGATACCATTTTACCATCCATTGCACCAATGCATCAATCCGAAAAGAAAGTTCCAGGAGAAACAGGGAGGAACACAAGGAAATGTCCTTTTCCTGGACATTTAATGTTCTGGGATGCCAACTACAAGGTCTAA
- the LOC134146700 gene encoding nuclear factor 7, brain-like isoform X2, whose amino-acid sequence MAGRSPEQSLREELTCAICCELFAEPVMLECMHHFCKGCIQSYWARCPRATCPQCRRHFPGRQFRPHSLLAGLVETVRRCGAEERRRHAQRNLEDALQARRREMEDFLQRKHAVQEDICSLTKVSGELHCKIRAEFTRLYQILEEEERAVLAALGKKEEQLLAGLHGHVQQLEEGISELQRDIEHMEQTLSKMGEMSLLEVESLDIRPSVCIETQPAFNLEHYRDSHGGPLQYIFWRRMLRSICPAPAALTFNPKSAHPNLVFSRDLTAVTEKERAQPVPHSPQRFQQCVNVLGSRAFDSGQHYWEVWVGSKTKWDLGVAAEAVDRAAKVKLCPENGYWTLRLRNKTEYWATTTPWVSAERYCPFFSTCFSDGGDNVEPMRICHLVL is encoded by the exons ATGGCCGGCAGGAGCCCGGAGCAGAGCCTGCGGGAGGAGCTGACGTGTGCCATCTGCTGCGAGCTCTTCGCGGAGCCCGTCATGCTGGAGTGCATGCACCACTTCTGCAAGGGCTGCATCCAGAGCTACTGGGCCAGGTGCCCCCGCGCCACCTGCCCCCAGTGCCGCCGCCACTTCCCCGGCCGCCAGTTCCGCCCGCACTCCCTGCTGGCGGGGCTGGTGGAGACGGTGCGGCGCTGCGGCGCCGAGGAGCGCCGGCGGCACGCACAG AGGAACCTGGAAGACGCCTTGCAGGCTCGTCGGAGGGAGATGGAGGACTTCTTGCAGAGGAAGCATGCGGTGCAGGAGGACATCTGCAGCCTGACG AAGGTGTCTGGGGAGCTGCACTGCAAGATCCGAGCAGAATTCACCCGACTTTACCAGAtcctggaggaagaggagagggctGTGTTGGCAGCACTGGGCAAAAAGGAAGAGCAGTTGCTGGCAGGATTACACGGGCATgtccagcagctggaggaaggaATCTCGGAGCTGCAGAGGGACATAGAGCACATGGAGCAAACCCTGAGCAAGATGGGAGAGATGTCGTTGCTGGAG GTGGAGAGCCTGGATATCAG GCCCTCGGTGTGCATCGAGACCCAGCCTGCCTTCAACCTGGAGCACTACCGGGACAGCCATGGGGGCCCCTTGCAGTACATCTTCTGGAGACGGATGCTGCGATCCATCTGCCCCG CTCCTGCCGCGCTCACCTTCAACCCCAAATCTGCGCACCCCAACCTGGTCTTCTCCAGAGACTTGACCGCAGTGACGGAGAAAGAAAGAGCCCAGCCAGTCCCCCACAGTCCCCAGCGCTTCCAGCAGTGTGTGAATGTCCTGGGCTCGCGGGCGTTCGACAGCGGCCAGCATTACTGGGAGGTGTGGGTGGGCAGCAAAACCAAGTGGGACCTGGGGGTGGCAGCAGAAGCTGTGGACCGGGCAGCGAAGGTCAAGCTGTGCCCAGAGAACGGCTACTGGACGCTTCGCCTGAGGAACAAGACAGAGTACTGGGCCACCACCACGCCCTGG GTCTCTGCAGAGAGATACTGCCCCTTCTTCAGCACCTGCTTCAGCGACGGGGGGGACAACGTGGAGCCCATGCGCATCTGCCACCTGGTCCTGTga